The window ATCCTGGTGCTCTGTGAGGTCCTGAACATCGACTTCACCCCGCACCCCACCAACACCCGTGCCGCGCTGACCGAGGTCGCCGAGAAGTTCGCCGCTCAGGAGCCGATCTTCGGCATCGAGCAGGAGTACACGTTCTTCAAGGACGGCTACCCGCTCGGCTTCCCCAAGGGCGGCTTCCCGGCCCCGCAGGGCGGCTACTACTGCGGTGTCGGCGCCGACGAGATCTTCGGCCGTGACGTCGTCGAGGCCCACCTCGACAACTGCCTCAAGGCGGGCCTCGCGATCTCCGGCATCAACGCCGAGGTCATGCCCGGCCAGTGGGAGTTCCAGGTCGGCCCGGTCTCCCCGCTGGAGGTCTCCGACCACATGTGGGTGGCCCGCTGGCTGCTCTACCGCACCGCCGAGGACTTCGGTATCGCCGCCACCCTCGACCCGAAGCCCGTCAAGGGCGACTGGAACGGCGCCGGCGCGCACACCAACTTCTCCACCAAGGCGATGCGCGAGGGCTACGACGCGATCATCACCGCGTGCGAGTCGCTCGGCGAGGGCTCCAAGCCGCTCGACCACGTCAAGAACTACGGCGCCGGCATCGACGACCGTCTGACCGGTCTGCACGAGACCGCCCCGTGGAACGAGTACTCCTACGGTGTCTCCAACCGTGGCGCCTCGGTCCGTATCCCGTGGCAGGTCGAGAAGGACGGCAAGGGTTACATCGAGGACCGCCGTCCGAACGCCAACGTCGACCCGTACGTCGTGACGCGGCTGATCGTCGACACCTGCTGCTCCGCCCTGGAGAAGGCCGGCCAGGTCTGATCCCCCGGATCCCCTGAAGGGGCGCCCGCCGTCAAGGTGGGCGCCCCTTCTGCGTATCGTGCGGCCATGGAGACCGACGGCATACCGGACGT of the Streptomyces sp. NBC_00287 genome contains:
- the glnII gene encoding glutamine synthetase, yielding MSFKAEYIWIDGTEPTAKLRSKTKILGDDAKGAELPIWGFDGSSTNQAEGHASDCVLKPVFSCPDPIRGGDDILVLCEVLNIDFTPHPTNTRAALTEVAEKFAAQEPIFGIEQEYTFFKDGYPLGFPKGGFPAPQGGYYCGVGADEIFGRDVVEAHLDNCLKAGLAISGINAEVMPGQWEFQVGPVSPLEVSDHMWVARWLLYRTAEDFGIAATLDPKPVKGDWNGAGAHTNFSTKAMREGYDAIITACESLGEGSKPLDHVKNYGAGIDDRLTGLHETAPWNEYSYGVSNRGASVRIPWQVEKDGKGYIEDRRPNANVDPYVVTRLIVDTCCSALEKAGQV